A genome region from Methanobacterium aggregans includes the following:
- a CDS encoding DUF4268 domain-containing protein, producing MILVVGADKQLEKIVNESNFSEMGVWERTHMEEWIAEHPEILGEELLTITTEYDGFDKTNKRLDILAVDNNGKLVVIELKRDVAETFVDLQAIHYAAYCSTLTLDDVTEIAAEYHSISKDEVELKINDFIDNKDFSEFDNQPRIILVANDFKEDTLAAVLWLRDSGIDITCVKLDAHQVEKKIVITPSVIIPLPEAKQFMMFREEKTKITATKKPNEMSEFWAELLKEVRRLKPEIPDRRPYKSTYFPVNTEYKNVHFEWAFKKRPNERLMVCLHFEKPSRSDNKKIFEYFVSQKELIKERLSNEEVIFDENFGKNWMQIYIHNNSANLDEKNIKWGSEAMIRLYDALKPILDKYYLNNPITNVTN from the coding sequence ATGATTCTTGTAGTAGGTGCAGACAAGCAGTTGGAAAAAATTGTTAATGAGTCTAATTTTTCTGAGATGGGTGTATGGGAACGCACACACATGGAAGAGTGGATTGCTGAGCATCCAGAGATACTGGGAGAAGAATTACTTACAATTACAACTGAATATGATGGATTTGATAAAACTAATAAAAGATTAGACATATTAGCAGTGGATAATAATGGTAAATTAGTTGTTATTGAATTGAAGAGGGATGTTGCTGAAACATTTGTTGATTTGCAGGCTATTCATTATGCAGCTTACTGTTCAACTCTTACTTTAGATGATGTTACTGAAATAGCAGCAGAATATCATAGCATATCTAAAGATGAAGTAGAATTAAAAATCAACGATTTTATTGATAATAAAGATTTTTCTGAGTTTGATAATCAACCCCGGATTATTTTAGTTGCTAATGATTTTAAAGAGGATACTTTAGCGGCTGTTTTATGGCTGAGAGATAGTGGAATTGATATTACATGTGTCAAACTTGACGCACACCAAGTCGAAAAGAAAATAGTGATAACACCCTCAGTTATCATTCCTTTACCTGAAGCTAAGCAGTTTATGATGTTTAGAGAGGAAAAAACTAAGATCACTGCAACTAAAAAGCCTAATGAAATGTCTGAATTTTGGGCCGAGCTTTTAAAAGAGGTCAGAAGACTTAAACCAGAAATACCTGATAGAAGACCATACAAGAGTACTTATTTCCCAGTGAATACGGAATATAAGAATGTTCACTTTGAGTGGGCGTTTAAAAAAAGACCAAACGAACGTTTAATGGTTTGTCTCCACTTTGAAAAACCATCTAGAAGTGATAATAAAAAGATATTTGAATACTTCGTTTCCCAAAAAGAATTAATTAAAGAAAGATTATCCAATGAAGAGGTTATCTTTGATGAAAATTTTGGTAAAAATTGGATGCAAATCTATATTCACAATAACAGTGCAAATTTAGATGAAAAAAACATAAAATGGGGATCTGAAGCCATGATTAGATTGTATGATGCGCTTAAACCCATTTTAGATAAGTACTACTTGAATAATCCTATTACGAATGTTACAAACTGA
- a CDS encoding HEPN domain-containing protein: protein MFEELMDKYVAISVAGINTNQDINFTENIQLKKSDEPELTCIRFTLNGKCLDIIGESIPKEILRKNKSCEWESLPLELLEEYVEDYLMDEGFFQITKLVDAINICKKEPCQIYEQFFYDGFSVSDDIWEKPSEKFFHEIQGCTIEKKDLGVILPIWKRLLDSYDEFPNFNYKKYWWLIASEYFERYPNSSFISDQLIDLMIALESLLSGHNDKSEMRYRFSQRSSLFLFHKYQLNPKQIQKIVKEMYDMRSKIVHGSASLRSSETEFIKIEGNKISLDHAVNILREIVRLILFEAILKYSNISKDKFLEEIDSIWFNDKDNSKIKPVNY, encoded by the coding sequence ATGTTTGAAGAACTAATGGACAAATATGTGGCAATAAGTGTAGCAGGTATTAATACTAATCAAGATATCAATTTTACAGAAAATATCCAACTTAAAAAATCAGATGAACCTGAACTTACTTGCATTAGATTTACCTTAAATGGAAAATGTCTGGATATAATTGGTGAATCAATTCCAAAAGAGATTTTAAGAAAAAATAAGTCTTGTGAATGGGAATCTTTACCTTTAGAATTATTAGAAGAATATGTGGAAGATTATCTGATGGATGAAGGCTTTTTTCAAATAACTAAATTAGTTGATGCAATTAACATTTGTAAAAAGGAGCCTTGTCAAATTTATGAGCAGTTTTTTTATGATGGTTTTAGTGTATCCGATGACATATGGGAAAAACCCTCAGAAAAATTTTTTCATGAAATCCAAGGTTGCACAATAGAAAAAAAGGACTTGGGGGTTATATTACCTATTTGGAAGCGTTTATTAGATTCATATGATGAATTTCCCAATTTTAATTATAAAAAATATTGGTGGCTTATTGCATCAGAATATTTTGAAAGATACCCAAATTCCTCATTTATATCAGATCAATTAATTGACTTAATGATTGCATTAGAATCATTGCTATCAGGACATAATGATAAATCAGAAATGAGGTATCGATTTAGTCAAAGAAGTTCCTTATTTTTATTTCATAAATACCAATTAAACCCAAAGCAGATACAAAAAATCGTTAAAGAAATGTATGATATGAGAAGTAAAATAGTTCATGGAAGTGCAAGTCTAAGATCTTCTGAAACTGAATTTATCAAAATTGAAGGAAATAAAATCTCATTAGATCATGCTGTTAATATTTTAAGGGAAATAGTGAGATTGATTCTTTTTGAAGCTATATTGAAATACTCAAATATATCTAAAGACAAATTTCTTGAAGAGATTGATTCTATTTGGTTTAATGATAAGGATAACTCAAAAATTAAACCAGTAAATTATTAA
- a CDS encoding toll/interleukin-1 receptor domain-containing protein, with translation MWDVFICHAYEDKDEIARPLAEKLNELGIKVWYDEYSLKLGDSLRRSIDKGLTGSNFGVVILSHNFFSKEWPQKELDALYIRDTHKKVILPIWHKVNEEDLSTYSLTLASKFGVKTSEGLDKVIKSILEIIYPEADFFVSKGDVIKISPSKINLTAEEWAVETNFTVKNMSNHPLHDIALVITFEGSHISSDDVEFELIEKTNIAKGNIGSVEIDGELLGLTMINSEGNEFKEYHLYQLGPQEQKTIRVKSKKSFKTGNFINLLVSNFEVGAGKIFII, from the coding sequence ATGTGGGATGTATTTATATGTCATGCTTACGAAGACAAAGATGAAATTGCTAGACCTTTAGCTGAGAAATTAAATGAATTGGGAATAAAAGTTTGGTATGATGAATATTCTTTAAAATTAGGGGATAGTCTCCGTAGATCGATTGATAAAGGTTTGACCGGTTCCAATTTTGGTGTTGTTATATTGTCACATAACTTTTTTTCTAAAGAATGGCCTCAAAAAGAGTTAGATGCACTTTATATTCGTGATACACATAAGAAAGTTATACTTCCAATTTGGCATAAAGTTAACGAAGAAGATCTTAGTACGTATTCTTTAACATTAGCAAGCAAATTTGGTGTAAAAACAAGTGAAGGTTTAGATAAAGTTATTAAAAGTATTTTAGAAATAATATATCCTGAAGCTGATTTTTTTGTTAGTAAAGGAGATGTGATAAAAATTTCCCCCTCCAAAATTAACTTAACTGCTGAAGAATGGGCTGTTGAAACCAATTTTACAGTTAAAAACATGTCAAATCATCCTTTACATGATATTGCGTTGGTTATAACATTTGAAGGATCTCATATAAGCTCTGATGACGTGGAGTTTGAATTAATAGAAAAAACAAACATTGCTAAAGGCAATATTGGTTCTGTTGAGATTGATGGAGAATTACTTGGATTAACGATGATAAATAGCGAAGGCAATGAATTCAAAGAATATCATTTATATCAACTAGGGCCTCAAGAACAAAAAACAATCCGTGTAAAATCTAAAAAATCATTTAAAACCGGTAATTTTATCAATTTATTAGTTTCAAATTTTGAGGTAGGAGCTGGGAAAATATTTATTATCTAA
- a CDS encoding KAP family P-loop NTPase fold protein, translating into MTINNETTQNNSLNLLTDTFEGIDLLNYKVFANILKEIITTQKTPLTIGLYGEWGSGKTSLMQMIKNELETKKKITKETHLTRRILRYINRNVDKKSVIKTVWFDAWKFEKTHDLRVALILTILREMENDNDYNSRIKKKVKKLIKNINWFGASMAVVNQFLPRQLTFQESTNRLLKLSKEDSVKTLKYLSEFEMDFEEIVKDYVCGDHNASDNCGRLIVFIDDLDRCTPEKAIDILEALKLFLNVEHCVFIIGVDKEVIEKYLEKKYAYMDLNWKKGYLDKIIHIPFFIPPLREEIIKQFINSLGEFTDIKKEEYIEIIAKVGSNPRTIKKLINTLEIQNYLVKTQNFEIEPEIWAKLTVIQFKYPSFHKKLVEIFKETNINLIDYLDSKNTPYPILEKCRKDTKFMEFIHEYPTLMNIKLDDYVYLVNSTTGKFSSKYNLHEDPIINQRLLKQMYHIPNKFFD; encoded by the coding sequence ATGACTATTAATAATGAGACTACACAAAATAATTCTCTTAATTTGCTTACTGATACTTTTGAAGGTATAGACTTATTAAATTATAAGGTTTTTGCCAATATTTTGAAAGAAATAATCACGACACAAAAAACTCCCCTTACTATTGGATTATATGGAGAATGGGGTTCCGGAAAGACTAGTTTGATGCAGATGATTAAAAATGAGTTAGAGACGAAAAAGAAGATTACCAAAGAAACTCATTTGACGAGAAGAATTCTGCGATATATAAATAGAAATGTGGATAAAAAATCAGTTATTAAGACAGTTTGGTTTGATGCTTGGAAATTTGAAAAAACTCATGATTTACGGGTAGCACTTATATTAACAATCTTAAGAGAGATGGAAAATGATAATGATTACAATTCAAGAATAAAGAAAAAAGTTAAAAAGCTCATTAAAAATATTAATTGGTTTGGAGCAAGTATGGCTGTTGTTAACCAATTTTTACCGAGACAATTGACTTTTCAGGAATCAACAAATCGGCTATTAAAACTATCAAAAGAAGATTCAGTAAAAACATTAAAGTATTTAAGTGAATTTGAAATGGATTTTGAGGAAATTGTTAAAGATTATGTTTGTGGGGATCATAATGCAAGTGATAATTGTGGAAGATTAATAGTTTTCATTGATGATCTTGATAGATGTACTCCTGAAAAGGCTATAGATATTTTGGAGGCTCTAAAGCTTTTTTTAAATGTTGAACATTGCGTTTTTATCATTGGTGTTGATAAGGAAGTAATTGAGAAATATTTAGAAAAAAAATATGCATATATGGATCTAAACTGGAAAAAAGGTTATTTAGATAAAATAATACATATACCATTCTTTATACCTCCTCTAAGGGAAGAAATAATTAAACAGTTCATTAATAGCTTAGGTGAATTTACAGATATAAAAAAGGAGGAATATATTGAAATTATTGCTAAGGTGGGTAGTAATCCTAGAACAATTAAAAAACTAATAAATACTCTTGAGATTCAAAATTACTTAGTAAAAACCCAAAATTTTGAGATAGAACCTGAAATATGGGCTAAACTCACTGTAATTCAATTTAAATATCCTAGCTTCCATAAAAAGTTAGTTGAAATATTTAAAGAAACAAATATTAATTTAATTGATTATTTAGATTCTAAAAATACTCCTTATCCAATACTGGAAAAATGTAGAAAAGATACTAAATTTATGGAATTTATCCATGAGTATCCTACTCTTATGAATATTAAACTTGATGATTATGTTTATTTAGTCAATAGTACAACGGGAAAATTTAGTAGTAAATATAATCTTCATGAGGATCCAATTATTAATCAAAGACTTTTAAAACAGATGTATCATATTCCTAATAAATTTTTTGATTAG
- a CDS encoding tautomerase family protein has product MPVVHVNVWKGFEQEKIDYLIENLTKVFVDIDIPAEAVEILVHEVPQSHWGIGGVPASEKFKGVDVPGWTKK; this is encoded by the coding sequence ATGCCAGTGGTTCATGTAAATGTGTGGAAGGGTTTTGAGCAGGAAAAAATCGACTATTTAATTGAAAACTTGACTAAAGTCTTTGTGGATATAGATATTCCAGCAGAAGCCGTGGAGATATTAGTACATGAGGTACCTCAATCCCACTGGGGAATAGGTGGAGTACCAGCTTCAGAAAAATTTAAGGGTGTGGACGTACCTGGATGGACCAAAAAATAA
- the gshAB gene encoding bifunctional glutamate--cysteine ligase GshA/glutathione synthetase GshB: protein MSLKSYEGLELSTQIVITEALTRGVEVDVLDRDDNFIRLKKGSKVEYVKQATKTSADTYISPSIMGNKEVTKLILKEQGINVPESINVKDLDEALKKYSDVLGKDIVIKPKSTNFGEGVLILKDLKSQEDYKSAVAQALEYDSSVMIEEFIPGREYRFLVIKDEVVAVMHRVPANVVGDGLHSIRELVSEKNKSPLRGKGHVTPLEKISIGTVEVNHLASQGKDTDYVPQNGEVVYLRENSNISTGGDSIDFTDEMLEEYKIIAVKSARAVGAKICGADMIIQDVKAKPDQHNHSIIELNFNPVLYPHNFPCQGQNRHVEKKLLDLLGF, encoded by the coding sequence ATGTCACTAAAAAGCTATGAAGGACTTGAACTTTCAACACAGATTGTTATAACTGAAGCATTAACTAGGGGTGTAGAGGTTGATGTACTTGACCGGGATGATAATTTCATCCGTTTAAAAAAAGGTAGTAAGGTTGAATATGTGAAACAGGCGACAAAAACCTCTGCAGACACATATATAAGTCCATCAATCATGGGAAACAAAGAAGTGACCAAGTTAATTCTTAAGGAGCAGGGTATCAATGTGCCTGAGAGTATAAATGTGAAAGATCTGGATGAAGCTTTAAAAAAGTATTCTGACGTCCTTGGTAAGGATATCGTGATAAAACCTAAATCCACTAATTTTGGAGAAGGTGTTTTGATACTCAAGGACCTGAAATCACAGGAGGATTATAAAAGTGCAGTTGCACAGGCCTTAGAATACGATAGTTCCGTTATGATTGAAGAATTCATACCTGGCAGGGAGTACAGGTTTCTGGTAATCAAGGATGAGGTGGTGGCAGTAATGCACCGAGTTCCAGCAAATGTTGTGGGGGATGGACTCCACAGTATCAGGGAACTGGTTTCTGAAAAAAATAAAAGCCCATTAAGGGGTAAGGGCCATGTTACTCCGCTTGAAAAAATCAGCATAGGAACTGTAGAAGTGAATCACCTGGCTTCTCAGGGGAAAGACACAGATTACGTTCCACAAAATGGTGAGGTTGTGTATCTCAGGGAAAATTCCAACATCAGTACAGGTGGTGACAGCATTGATTTTACAGATGAGATGTTAGAAGAGTACAAGATCATTGCTGTGAAGTCTGCAAGGGCTGTAGGTGCAAAGATATGTGGGGCAGATATGATCATCCAGGATGTAAAAGCAAAGCCTGATCAACACAATCACAGTATCATTGAACTGAATTTTAACCCGGTACTGTATCCACACAATTTCCCATGTCAGGGTCAGAACAGACACGTTGAGAAGAAGCTACTTGATTTATTAGGATTTTGA
- a CDS encoding glutamate--cysteine ligase → MNWNFSEVSKSFLKEDKGKLLVDGNFGIEKECQRIVSSGDLALTPHPSVFGDKTENPRITTDFSESQIEMITPTFNSIEEAYDELNAISIEVEDGIGNELLWPLSMPPKLPNEDSIPIARFSDSEDGVNMETYRKGLALRYGKKMQMISGIHYNFSFGKGMVDYLYEQFGNEKDKRLFIDEMHFALARNFLRYRWMLIYLFGASPFYHSTYYSVINNEIKLIQKCSQCCVDVIENFNKYATSLRVSRFGYSNTFKHKHSIYFNGLEEYSAKLRKLMATKNTEYSKLGIYRNGSQIQLNGNTLQKENEFYSSIRLKQNINKGETQLDALEKRGVKYVELRILDLNPFEKMGLSIDEMYFLQVFMLFCLFEGSATITEEEHGVINLNHHLVALYGRKEDLMLQKYNKGAVGLKLWGEEIFERLKDVAELISEGTGNERYLRSVEKEYKKLFDISLLPSEMMHREMKKNNENFLEFGTRYAIKNSQKNIMRKT, encoded by the coding sequence ATGAACTGGAATTTTTCAGAAGTATCAAAGTCTTTTTTAAAAGAGGATAAAGGAAAGCTACTGGTAGATGGCAATTTCGGCATAGAAAAAGAGTGTCAGAGGATTGTGTCCTCAGGTGATCTTGCCCTGACACCCCACCCCTCAGTATTTGGGGATAAAACCGAAAATCCACGTATCACCACGGACTTTTCTGAAAGTCAGATTGAGATGATAACACCAACCTTCAATTCAATTGAAGAAGCATATGATGAATTAAATGCAATAAGTATTGAGGTTGAGGATGGTATCGGCAATGAACTGCTCTGGCCACTTAGTATGCCTCCAAAGCTTCCAAATGAAGATAGTATCCCCATTGCAAGGTTTTCTGATTCTGAGGACGGAGTAAATATGGAAACATATAGAAAAGGGTTGGCACTGCGTTATGGCAAGAAAATGCAGATGATATCAGGAATTCACTATAATTTTTCCTTTGGCAAAGGAATGGTTGATTATCTATATGAACAATTTGGAAATGAAAAGGATAAACGTTTATTCATTGATGAAATGCATTTTGCACTTGCAAGAAACTTTTTGCGCTATCGTTGGATGTTGATTTACCTTTTCGGTGCATCACCATTCTACCATTCTACCTATTATTCAGTCATAAACAATGAAATTAAGTTAATCCAAAAATGCAGTCAGTGCTGTGTGGATGTTATTGAAAATTTCAATAAATATGCAACATCTCTACGCGTAAGCAGATTTGGGTACTCAAATACTTTTAAACACAAGCATAGTATTTATTTCAATGGTTTGGAGGAATACTCTGCAAAGCTTCGTAAGTTGATGGCAACCAAAAATACAGAGTATTCAAAGTTGGGCATATACAGGAATGGTTCTCAAATACAGCTGAATGGGAATACTTTGCAAAAAGAAAACGAATTTTACTCTTCAATTCGACTGAAGCAAAATATCAACAAAGGGGAAACCCAGCTGGATGCACTGGAAAAACGAGGAGTGAAATATGTAGAGCTAAGGATTTTGGATTTGAATCCATTTGAAAAAATGGGTTTAAGCATTGATGAGATGTATTTCCTTCAAGTTTTCATGCTTTTCTGTTTGTTTGAAGGAAGTGCCACCATCACCGAGGAGGAACATGGAGTAATAAATTTAAATCACCATTTAGTGGCACTCTATGGAAGGAAGGAGGATTTAATGCTCCAAAAATATAATAAAGGAGCAGTTGGTCTGAAATTGTGGGGAGAAGAAATATTTGAAAGGCTTAAAGATGTAGCAGAGCTGATTTCTGAAGGCACCGGGAATGAAAGATATCTTAGGAGCGTTGAAAAGGAATACAAAAAGCTTTTTGATATTTCATTGCTGCCGTCTGAAATGATGCACAGGGAAATGAAAAAGAACAATGAAAACTTTTTAGAATTTGGAACCAGATATGCGATAAAAAATTCACAGAAAAATATCATGAGGAAGACTTGA
- a CDS encoding MFS transporter, with product MVLFLGVFIGSLDLGIVGPALPAIQSYFGVNERMGSWLFTLYILFLMIGTPLMAKLSDTYGRKTLYIVDVLLFAVGSLVTIFALSFEMILLGRAIQGFGAGGIFPVANAVIGDTFPPEKQGNAMGITSSVWGFSGVLGPVFGGLLLKYGWQWLFVINIPLSIFIIVASIYILPKSERVDGMHFDWKGLSVLGVLVTCLAYGVNQINTTDVLSSLFSLDVLPFLLVALVLLPVLWKVENSEKDPLIQIDLFKSREVKLLGTFFIGTGLTQAATVFIPAFAVVALSLTTSNASLMVMPMAIAMAIGAPIVGKLLDSLGSKIIMITGTSVLVIGLFIMGFFPESFYLFITAGVLIGVGMATVIGSPPRYIMIVESPPKHRASGQALININSSAGQLIGGALIGAIIGSQAGMMGGYQSAFMIMGFVAIIMTVLTLGLKTRAEQLETMKRNFENHYE from the coding sequence ATGGTACTCTTTCTCGGAGTTTTTATAGGATCACTCGACCTGGGCATTGTTGGCCCTGCACTGCCTGCAATTCAATCCTACTTCGGAGTGAACGAGAGAATGGGGTCATGGCTTTTCACCTTATACATCCTATTCCTCATGATAGGAACACCCTTAATGGCCAAACTATCAGACACCTACGGCAGAAAGACCCTCTACATAGTGGACGTACTCCTATTTGCCGTTGGTTCACTTGTAACCATATTCGCATTATCCTTTGAAATGATCCTTCTTGGAAGGGCCATTCAGGGATTTGGAGCTGGAGGCATATTTCCAGTTGCAAATGCAGTTATTGGGGACACATTCCCCCCAGAAAAACAGGGCAATGCAATGGGAATAACAAGCTCGGTATGGGGATTTTCAGGAGTTTTAGGCCCAGTATTTGGGGGCTTACTCCTTAAGTATGGCTGGCAGTGGCTTTTTGTTATAAACATACCCCTATCTATTTTCATAATAGTTGCAAGTATTTACATACTCCCTAAAAGTGAAAGGGTCGACGGAATGCACTTCGACTGGAAGGGACTCTCTGTACTTGGTGTTCTTGTAACCTGCCTTGCCTATGGAGTAAACCAAATCAACACCACCGATGTACTGTCAAGTTTATTTTCATTGGATGTTCTTCCATTCTTGCTTGTTGCCCTGGTGCTGCTTCCAGTTCTCTGGAAGGTTGAAAACAGTGAAAAGGACCCGCTTATCCAGATAGACCTCTTCAAAAGCAGGGAGGTTAAGCTCCTTGGAACCTTCTTCATTGGAACTGGACTAACCCAGGCTGCAACAGTTTTCATACCTGCATTTGCAGTGGTTGCCCTATCCCTCACAACCTCAAATGCCAGTTTAATGGTCATGCCAATGGCGATTGCAATGGCTATAGGGGCACCAATTGTAGGAAAACTCCTGGATTCACTGGGCTCTAAAATAATCATGATCACAGGAACATCAGTACTTGTAATAGGCCTTTTCATCATGGGGTTCTTCCCAGAATCATTTTACCTCTTCATAACTGCAGGTGTGCTCATTGGAGTTGGTATGGCCACGGTTATAGGCTCACCACCAAGGTACATAATGATCGTTGAGAGCCCACCAAAACACAGGGCTTCAGGCCAGGCACTCATCAACATAAACAGCAGCGCAGGGCAGCTTATTGGAGGGGCACTCATAGGAGCAATAATAGGATCCCAGGCAGGAATGATGGGAGGTTACCAATCTGCATTTATGATCATGGGATTCGTGGCCATCATAATGACAGTTCTGACCCTTGGACTTAAAACACGGGCTGAACAGCTTGAAACCATGAAAAGGAACTTTGAAAATCATTATGAATAA
- a CDS encoding TetR/AcrR family transcriptional regulator, whose protein sequence is MDEEISTRDRIVRAATRLFQLKGYHATGLNEILRESNAPKGSLYYYFPNGKEELALESIELTKVFVEETIRKRLSMIEDPAESIKNAIQEMADFIDMAENEKISLRSTKKVSVNLVALETSSSNENLRKACESAFDAWQNVYAGKLIQGGFTKQEAKKLSMVIQSMIEGAIVMSLTKKSDVPFFEVAEVIPSILKLENKN, encoded by the coding sequence ATGGATGAAGAGATCAGCACACGGGATAGAATAGTTAGGGCTGCAACACGCCTTTTTCAGTTAAAGGGGTATCATGCCACAGGATTGAATGAGATCCTGAGGGAAAGTAATGCACCTAAGGGTTCATTATATTACTACTTTCCAAATGGAAAGGAAGAACTGGCCCTTGAATCAATTGAGTTAACCAAGGTCTTCGTTGAAGAAACCATAAGGAAAAGGCTTTCAATGATTGAGGATCCTGCTGAATCCATTAAAAATGCCATTCAGGAGATGGCAGATTTCATTGACATGGCGGAAAACGAGAAAATCTCCCTTAGAAGTACTAAAAAGGTTTCCGTTAACCTGGTTGCACTTGAAACATCTTCAAGCAATGAAAATTTAAGGAAAGCCTGTGAATCTGCTTTTGATGCTTGGCAGAATGTTTATGCTGGAAAACTGATCCAGGGAGGTTTCACAAAGCAAGAAGCCAAAAAATTAAGTATGGTAATTCAATCCATGATTGAAGGAGCCATAGTCATGTCCCTGACCAAAAAAAGTGATGTACCCTTTTTTGAGGTTGCAGAAGTCATTCCATCCATATTAAAACTAGAAAATAAGAACTAA
- a CDS encoding DHA2 family efflux MFS transporter permease subunit has protein sequence MVLNSNENNFSLNKNNTKKILVVLLIGGFISMLNETALNIAFPNIMLQYNISAGTVQWLTTIYVLVSGIVFLISAFLIQRFSTRKLFISSMVFLIIGTIVSGISTNFPVLFTGRLIQAIGTGILVPLIFNTVLILIPREKRGLVMGLVSLVVLSAPMFAPVLMGFLMGFMDWHWFFLMVLVFFVATSILGLSSLRNITKITHPKLDILSVILAAVGFTGIITGFSGLGDYGLSLNVTIPLIIGLVSLIIFTIRQLIVENPLLDLHVFKYPFFTIGIIINVINVMVVFAIVILLPMYLQNALGTTALIASLVILPGSILNCFLPLLSGHIYDKHGTRIVISSGLALMCISMIFFSHLSASTTLITVLIINCSLYIGSALLMSPNQTNTLGNLDSKYYASGSAIMTALQQIGGAIGSSLFVSFMTFSQQNYLQNIINPNSTQQISALISGVNFSFTIGAVILGFVFVLSLFLKRGTPQT, from the coding sequence ATGGTTTTAAATTCAAATGAAAATAATTTCTCACTTAACAAAAATAACACTAAAAAAATCTTAGTTGTACTTTTAATAGGTGGATTTATATCCATGTTAAATGAAACTGCACTAAACATTGCATTTCCCAATATAATGTTACAATACAATATTTCAGCTGGAACTGTGCAGTGGTTAACCACAATCTATGTTCTTGTTTCAGGCATTGTATTCCTTATCAGCGCCTTTCTTATCCAGCGGTTCTCAACAAGAAAATTATTCATATCCTCAATGGTTTTTTTAATTATAGGAACTATTGTATCAGGCATTTCAACAAATTTTCCAGTTTTATTTACTGGACGGCTGATACAGGCAATTGGAACAGGTATCCTCGTACCTTTAATATTTAACACTGTGCTAATATTGATTCCACGAGAAAAAAGAGGATTAGTGATGGGACTTGTGAGTCTCGTAGTGCTCTCCGCACCAATGTTTGCACCAGTACTTATGGGATTCCTTATGGGATTTATGGACTGGCACTGGTTCTTTTTAATGGTTTTAGTCTTTTTTGTAGCGACATCAATTTTAGGACTATCTTCTTTAAGAAACATCACAAAAATTACACATCCTAAACTTGATATTCTATCTGTTATCTTAGCTGCTGTGGGATTTACTGGAATTATAACTGGTTTTAGCGGCCTAGGAGACTATGGATTAAGTCTAAATGTAACTATTCCCCTAATTATAGGCCTAGTTAGCCTTATCATATTTACAATACGCCAATTAATTGTGGAAAATCCTTTACTGGATCTTCACGTTTTTAAGTATCCTTTTTTCACAATAGGGATAATAATTAATGTAATTAATGTTATGGTAGTTTTTGCAATAGTGATTCTACTTCCAATGTACCTGCAGAATGCACTTGGAACCACAGCTCTTATTGCCAGTCTTGTAATACTGCCTGGAAGTATTTTAAACTGTTTCTTACCCCTTCTCTCAGGCCATATATATGACAAACACGGAACAAGAATTGTCATTAGCTCAGGCCTGGCCCTTATGTGTATTTCCATGATATTCTTCTCGCACCTTTCTGCTTCAACAACCCTTATAACCGTGTTAATTATAAATTGCAGTTTATATATAGGATCAGCCCTTTTAATGTCACCAAATCAGACAAATACTCTGGGAAACTTGGATTCTAAGTATTATGCTTCAGGTTCAGCCATAATGACAGCTTTACAGCAAATTGGAGGTGCAATTGGTTCATCTCTATTTGTAAGTTTCATGACCTTCAGCCAACAAAACTACCTTCAAAACATCATTAATCCAAATTCAACACAGCAAATATCTGCATTAATATCTGGTGTGAACTTTTCATTCACAATAGGAGCAGTGATACTTGGATTTGTATTTGTTCTGTCGCTGTTTTTAAAACGTGGAACACCACAAACATGA